A portion of the uncultured Methanobrevibacter sp. genome contains these proteins:
- a CDS encoding DNA double-strand break repair nuclease NurA codes for MLNSLYEKAIAKRGFIHDIESETNPEDLLNGRWFDRNIKESSDEFIIAAGDGSFNKKKFLTTNFCAVGAESIIYDGEIKKIDDSDIFDIGHVSFLDELLGNYMAIYELKCALRALNEYDVDYYMFDGSILGDLQNAFPRGAKLPNKLRENLDDSLKNEFERRLKINRYGLSFPEIRDSLKLMELPRSENSNKIEEYNLHLASIEKIILLKEILQHRKKIISISKTSSDNSLFHWNIPDIAFLDKNTKKQGISLIKDDFKVYEKAAFPYYNDFFKALTFTIFYVRLQDNKNVLKVELPYKASKQEVFRIIEKINVLSVQGYPYLLNKAHNDVVITDRNIKELLKIAKIYETTNREVMSW; via the coding sequence ATGTTAAATTCACTATATGAAAAAGCCATCGCTAAAAGAGGATTTATCCATGATATTGAATCAGAAACCAATCCTGAAGATTTATTGAACGGAAGGTGGTTTGATAGAAATATCAAAGAAAGTTCCGATGAATTCATTATTGCAGCAGGAGACGGAAGTTTCAACAAAAAGAAATTTCTAACAACCAATTTCTGTGCTGTCGGTGCTGAATCTATAATTTACGATGGTGAAATCAAAAAAATTGACGACTCGGATATTTTTGACATTGGCCATGTTTCTTTTTTGGATGAACTTTTAGGAAATTACATGGCAATATATGAGTTGAAATGCGCTCTAAGGGCTTTAAATGAATATGATGTTGATTACTATATGTTTGACGGATCCATTTTGGGAGACCTTCAAAATGCATTTCCAAGAGGCGCCAAGCTGCCAAATAAATTAAGGGAAAATCTGGATGATTCACTTAAAAACGAATTTGAGAGAAGATTAAAGATTAATCGTTACGGCTTGTCATTTCCGGAAATTAGAGATTCTCTGAAATTAATGGAATTGCCGAGAAGTGAAAATTCAAATAAGATTGAAGAGTATAATCTTCATTTAGCATCAATAGAAAAGATTATTCTTTTAAAGGAAATTCTGCAACACAGAAAAAAGATTATTTCTATTTCAAAAACCTCTTCTGATAATTCATTGTTCCATTGGAATATTCCGGATATTGCATTTTTGGATAAAAATACCAAAAAACAGGGTATTTCATTAATTAAAGATGATTTTAAAGTATATGAAAAAGCGGCTTTCCCGTATTACAATGATTTTTTCAAGGCATTGACATTTACGATTTTTTATGTAAGGCTGCAGGACAATAAAAACGTGCTGAAGGTTGAATTGCCGTATAAAGCTTCTAAACAGGAAGTGTTCAGGATAATCGAGAAAATCAACGTCCTGTCAGTTCAGGGTTATCCGTATCTATTGAATAAAGCGCACAATGATGTTGTGATTACAGACAGAAATATTAAGGAA
- a CDS encoding geranylgeranylglyceryl/heptaprenylglyceryl phosphate synthase yields MKNVENYIRDILKTRKIHFTLIDPDEQSPEEALEIATQAIEGGTDGIMIGGSTVDGDDVDNTCKILSENIAVPIIIFPGNTSSVSEYADAIFYMSYVNSRNPYWINGAQAIAAPSVKASGMEILSMHYIVIAPGGTVGWVGDANLVPRNKPKIPAIYAMSAELFGIKFFYLEAGSGVDEPIPPEMVAYSKGAAPNTIIIVGGGIRDAKAAYTAAKAGGDIIVTGTVVEEVTDVKAKIQELTGAIKKASLE; encoded by the coding sequence ATGAAAAACGTTGAAAATTATATCCGTGATATTTTAAAAACAAGAAAAATTCATTTTACTTTAATTGATCCTGATGAACAATCTCCAGAGGAAGCTTTAGAAATAGCCACTCAAGCTATTGAAGGTGGAACTGACGGTATTATGATTGGAGGGTCTACTGTAGATGGCGATGATGTAGATAACACTTGTAAAATATTGTCTGAAAATATTGCTGTTCCAATTATTATTTTCCCAGGAAACACCAGCAGTGTAAGTGAATACGCTGATGCTATTTTTTATATGAGTTATGTGAATTCCAGAAATCCTTATTGGATTAACGGTGCTCAAGCAATTGCTGCACCATCTGTTAAAGCATCTGGAATGGAAATTTTATCAATGCATTATATTGTAATAGCACCTGGCGGAACTGTCGGGTGGGTCGGAGATGCAAATTTGGTTCCAAGAAATAAACCTAAAATACCTGCGATTTATGCGATGTCTGCTGAACTGTTCGGAATAAAATTCTTCTATCTTGAAGCGGGTTCAGGTGTTGATGAACCGATTCCTCCGGAAATGGTAGCATATTCCAAAGGAGCTGCTCCAAATACAATCATTATTGTTGGCGGAGGAATTCGTGATGCTAAAGCAGCTTATACTGCAGCAAAAGCTGGCGGAGACATAATTGTAACAGGCACTGTTGTTGAAGAAGTTACTGATGTCAAAGCTAAGATTCAGGAATTGACCGGAGCTATTAAGAAAGCTTCACTAGAGTAG
- a CDS encoding 50S ribosomal protein L40e yields MARFEVAENRMFNVKICLKCNARNPAGATTCRKCGYKGLRYKAKEPRG; encoded by the coding sequence ATGGCAAGATTTGAAGTAGCAGAAAACAGAATGTTCAATGTAAAAATCTGCTTAAAATGTAATGCTCGTAACCCTGCTGGTGCAACTACTTGCAGAAAATGTGGTTACAAAGGTTTAAGATACAAAGCCAAAGAACCAAGAGGATAG